Below is a window of Desulfovibrio desulfuricans DNA.
CCACCATGCATAGATATGCTCCTGATCTGCTTCTGTAATCTCAGAAATCTTGCGCAGATTGATGCGAAGTCTCTCCAATAATGTAGGTTCCAACGAAGAACTTTCAATAAACAGATTCTCTACCCGGATAACCATTCGCTCAATTTCTACCGTAGCTTCAGACAACTGATACCGGAACTTTTTATTCTTAAACTCCTCGATAGTCGCAACCTT
It encodes the following:
- a CDS encoding DUF2397 family protein; amino-acid sequence: KVATIEEFKNKKFRYQLSEATVEIERMVIRVENLFIESSSLEPTLLERLRINLRKISEITEADQEHIYAWW